In the Telopea speciosissima isolate NSW1024214 ecotype Mountain lineage chromosome 6, Tspe_v1, whole genome shotgun sequence genome, TCTTTGCTAGTTGGTATGATATGAAGGAGCTGGGCTCATATCAACTCTAGAATTTCTTTAATTTATTGAATACCTAGAAAAGAAGCATGAACACTAACAATTTTGTTTCAGATACATGTAATCACTAAATTACTTAAGATATTGTGGTCTTAGTTTGAATTCACAGTCATGTGGAAGATTGGGAGGCAGGCGATTAACTACTTACAACAACTGAATGCTGCAAATGTCCACACTGCTTCGTTAGAAAATGGGCAAAATCGTGTCATAGAGGCTTCTCTTACTCTCATTCGCGAGCATGCAAAACTTAAGGTTTGATTTTGTTCCATCTAATATACTATTATCTCCACAAACCTTTCCTCCTTTAACTTGTGGAGTCATCTGTGACAGATTACTGACTGTGGTTTTGTTTTCTGCACATTATGTCAATTATATAATCACATGTTATTTCATATTAACTGTTGTCTAGGAATAAGTGATATAATTATACCATGGCAAAATATAGTTGAAGAACTATTGCAGATAgcatataaataaaattttaatgtaCTCTTGTCTTGGTCACTGCCTTTCCATCTCTGATAGTCTGTGGATTAACTTAAAAACAAGTCAACTTCTAAACTAGATTTTGCTCCTCTCTAGTTCTGGGAAGTTGACAATTAGCAGTcagtttgtgtgtgtgtgtgtgtgtacaacAATTTTACCAACTGTTCTGAAGTTACCTGAGTATTAAGTTTATGTGCAAATTATAGTTCTGAACTCCACACCTCTATTTACCCAGAGAACTATTCTGAAGTTACCTAGAACTTAAGTGCTGGTGTGAATTCTAGTTCTGAAGTTTCCACATTATTTGCCTTCTACTCCAATGGTGGTTTGATCACAAAAGAGAGGATTTGGCTCTCTAGTTAAGTTTTTCCTTACCCAGAATCCTGCGAGGCTTTCCCTTAGACAAAGGATCATGCATTATACCTTACTCTACATCCTGAATGTTGTATGTATTGAAGAAGTAACGTTAAGATGCATTGCTATTAAAACTTGAAAGTACACTCTGCATTGCTTCTATTTGGCATGGTTCTTGTAATTGGTGGATAACAAGAATGTCTATATCATTCGAAGAGTCAGCTTCTCTTGTTTATCATGCATATACTCATTAAAAGCTGTGTATTTTGCCTGCCATTTGAGAGACTTTGAACTTTCACCATTTATGACATGACATTATAAGCAACAACCTAAGGGTTAATATTGATTTCTTCAGGGGGAGCTTGTGCGAGCATTAGGAAGTGCTACAGCATCAACAGCACTTTTTGGAGTTCCTTTAGGGCATAACTCATCTTTTCTTCAGGGACCTGCATTTGCTCCTCCATGGATTAGGGAGGCAATGTGGTGTGACAGCACAAACTCTACAACTGAAGAAGGTAAGTACATGTTGTTTCATTTGACAGAAGAGCTTGTAACGTACTCACCAACACTTTTTCACATTTATCCTGCCCGTACATCTCATATGTTTGTGAATTATGCCATCTTTTGTTGCTGTATCATTTTGTTATATTGAAAGTGTTGAACATGTACCTATCTGTGATTTTTTACTGGAACAAGGAATGATATTGAAAGGAAAGAACTGATGGATTAAGCTATAAAAGGCCCTTCTATTGATCCAAGTTCCACATTTTATAGATATGTAAGAGAGTAGGGTCATTCCAAATCTACTTCATTGGTTTTAATCTGAATCATTCCACATGCTCATTTGTTTGTTTCATCCAAGCACCAGTGGCATTGTCATTCTGTTACACATATCATATGTTGGTTTTATTCTTGATCATGCCAAATGCTTGCCAGTCGTTTCCACCAACAATAAACAAGTTACGTTATCATTATAAATGCATATCATGACATTCATACTGTCAGAAACAGcagtgaaaagaaagaaattcaaaGGATCACCATGTCCAATGCCTCTTCTAGCTGGAAGaactttagggtttttttttttattatgataGAGAAGACCCAAGACAAGTAATTCCTTCAAACTTTTTTGACCCAAGATATAAACCATAAAATTCCTATTCACATTACCATACGGCTTCACTTTTGCAAACCACTCCCAACTGCCCAGATGCTTTCGTCCATTCTTGAACTATTAGGAACTCAGAGTCTCATTCACAATCATCCTATTTTTCATGAAAGCTCCTGAAAGGTGAATATGATATCATCAAGGAATTCTCTTTGAGGGTTGGATCAACCCTTGTAATGATACTTAATAGATTCTGacaatgaagaagaaactttGGTGATATTCCCTTCATAATATCCTATCATTCCTcagtaaagaagaaattattGGGCCTAAGTGGCTTATCCCCGTCCTGCTCCCTCATGTTGTATGGAAaagggtttatatatatatctcctCAGTATATATGACTAGCCTTTGACCAAGCAATGATGGATCCCTGATACACAGCCCAATCCATGTCCGAACTAGAACATGATTCTCTATACCAACCATTCAACCAATCAGCCCCACAGTGATGaaagttaaaaaagaaaaaaggatcaTGTGTAATTTATTTGTACTTTAATTACTTATATGGAAAGCTCCGAATAACAGATCATTTTCTATATGCCCTCAATAGAGTGGAggaaagaatttttaaaaaaggtaCACTGATATTTTATCTGGAGTCAGCCTCCAGCAGAGCTTTTTAAGACCTTTGCAGACTGACAAGGGTATACAAAGTAAAGTTTTTTGGGCTTTTATATCTTTCTGTAGCAACATGTTGGGTTTTGCATTACTTATCATTTTCATATATATGAACTTACTATATCTCAATGTTATATGTATTATGGAATTGCAGGGGCAGATATAAAGGATCCACGTGTTTTAACTGATGTTGGGGATCTTCCTGTTCAAGAGATTCGAGATTGTGGTGTAGATGATGATAGATTGATGAAAACTATAAGTGATTCTGTGAAACTTGTGATGGAAGAAGTAAGccgtttttattttattttttggatataTCCAGTGTGTATGTTTCTCCTCTTCAACATGTTGGGTTTTGCATTTCTtatcattcctttttttttttttttgagggggggggggggggggaatggtaCCACTGAAAGTCCCTTTACTAAAACAGTAAACTCTAACCTATTGGATATGTAAAGAGCTGGAAGAAAGATATAACCTAATCTATTGTCTTTAAGGTGGGGGGAAATTCACCTTGTCCTTCATGACCAAATATTTGGGCTTCTCCGGCAAGAAAGACTAGTATGGCAGATCTCAGTTCCTGCATCCTCATTTTCATGCACATCTGGAACTTTGTTTATGCTTTATGTTACACATGATTACTAGTGCAAACCACTCCTGGAAATAGCCAGTAATTGAAGGAAGTAGATGCTgatcatattttattttcttagcgGCTACTGCTTGTTAGTTATGTTAGTTTACACCATAATAGGACCCATTCAGCTGCAAATAGTATATTTTTGTGCCATGAATTGTTGTAAACGTTAGATTTCTTTGATAAATTTTGAATCCTTAACTTGTTTCAATGCTTATTCAGGTTCCACTTCGCCCATTAGTTTTAGGTGGTGACCACTCAATATCTTATCCTGTTGTAAGAGCTGTATCAGAGAAGCTTGGTGGACCTGTGGATATTCTTCATTTAGATGCCCATCCTGATATCTATGATGCTTTTGAAGGAAACAAATATTCACATGCTTCTTCTTTTGCTCGAATTATGGAGGGTGGTTATGCACGGCGGCTTCTTCAAGTAATCTACATTTTGAACTTATTTTATTCTCTCCATTATCATATTCTATTTGAATTCCATAATGCAGTCGACAATGTATATTTGCAGACAACCATTTCCACGAAATTTTGCATGATGTGTGAGGGTTTATAACTTTGcatttcttctgttatttgcaAAATTGAAATGCCTATTCTCATTTTTAATGCTATTAAATATTTGAATTGAAAGTTCTACAATGATGTTAAATCTTCTGGAAACTAAGAATTAACACTAGATTGTTGCTGGTCAACTCTGTTTTTCAGAGGTATTAAATACTGATGATGCTTTGCAGATGAATAAATAACTCGGGAAAGCTTATTTTCTAAGTCCACCTATCTATACCATGTTGAGAGTTGATCTCCCCACTCTGGCCATTGGAATATATAGATTGGTTAAGCACTAGATTGGCCATGTTCCTAGTTTCGGGGCCCATGTCAATTGTAAGGGCCACCTTATATTAAAgatttttccttgtattttcgGCCATCAATTAATTGTATTGAAAGCTGATTTTTTGACAAGCTGCCACCTGACAAATATAAACAAGGATATCGTTACTCTTTACGTCTTCATTCCAAGACTAATTGTGGTTGTTTCACATGTTctaaggcttttttttttttttccttaataagGGATACCCTGTCCATTGCATTTGGTATGCTTGAAccagtttctattttctctttcatcttattttttgtttctttgactTCCGTTCCAATTCATTAGCTCTACACTATGAATCACCAGTGTAATAAATCTCTTGTCAAATTTATTTCCAGGAAATACATATTCATCCAGGTGAAAATAGGTTAAAGCCCTGCAGGGGTagtgtttttcttgtttctttattAAATAGAATGATGAATAAGTTATCTTCCTCATCATGTATTTATTGTATCAGGTGATATATTGTGACTGCCTATCTTCTCATAATGTAGGGGCTGATTGATTGTGATACAGATAAATTATTGGTTTCTGCTTTTTTCTTGAATTTAGGTTGGCATTAGGTCCATAAATTATGAAGGGCGTGAACAGGGGAAAAGATTTGGTGTGGAGCAATATGAAATGCGAACATTTTCAAGAGATCGGCAATTTTTGGAGaatttggtctctctctctctctctcacacacacacacacacatacatgaATTCACATACACACAGTGATTGCTTTAGAACAAAATAGACCAAGTTGGGAATTATCAATTTTTTCCAGAAGAATTGTAAACTGCTTTTATTTCTATGCTTAGTATCCCTCCTATGGTTGTGGAAAACAACTTAGCATGCCTTAACATCGGCATTGAGCACTTTGCAAATTTCATGGATGTCTCCCAACATTGTAGAGAGAGTTAGGATCCTTGTCCACGTTGACAATGTGATTATAATCCAGATGTATTCTTACATGTTTGCGTATACTTTTGGACAGAAACTAGGGGAAGGTGTAAAGGGAGTGTATATTTCAGTAGATGTGGACTGCCTTGATCCAGCATTTGCTCCTGGGGTGTCACACATAGAACCGGGAGGCCTATCTTTCCGTGACGTCCTCAACATCCTCCACAACCTCCAAGGTGATATTGTTGGTGCAGATGTTGTGGAGTTTAACCCACAGCGTGACACTTTTAGTGGAATGACTGCCATGGTTGCTGCAAAGCTGGTAAGAGAATTGGCTGCAAAGATGTCAAAAATCGTGACAGGTCCGCCCAGGTGAAATCAAGTGTTCAAGAAATAATTAGACATTTTCTCATTCAATGTCAGTGAAACAATCCTAAATTCTATGTGTTAAAGAGATATGtaacacgatagggggagtcccTCTATTGTGGTTTCCTGTATTAGtttgtctttaattgttagtttcctagtctagtCTAAGCAAGCCTTTTGTTTAGGCTTTATGCTTAATTATGTAAGAgttatattccttttgtaattctgttttgacttaatataaataaatgttgGCGAATGCAGTAGATCGTACAGCCCTTTTCTCCCatgttctctctttttctctcttggtctctttctatcttctctcttctctttgccagATTAGGTTCTGGGATTCTTTACAATATGTATACAGTTTAGTGAACAATTAGTTTCTTCCGAGATCTATTTCAGTCGTTACTTCCTTTGCTTTGCATAGCTATGGGATGATACTATATACTTGAATGCCTTGAAGAAAAGTAAAAATGTAGGAAAAAGTGATAATGAATCTCTATTTTTCTGCTCGTCTTCTTTGATACATTGATGTTCTCTATGTTCTATGTGGATTTGTGCTGCAGCCCATCAATGAGTTTGGATTCTTGGGTAGCATACATTTCCTGTTTTACAAGCAATAGGGgaaaaaacctaaaacctaaatTGCTCTGCAAGAAGTTTGAATATCCATTGCTTCTCCAGAATTATAATGTTACGTGCATAAAGGTATTAGATTATTGATTTGGTATATTGTAGTTAGTTATTGGGTAATGAGTGGGTTAGTTAAGGAGTGACTTGTAACGTAGGAGGGGTTGTAATGGAAGTGGTAACTAAATGGTAGAAGTTGTGTAAATGTTACCTTAGCAGCCCTATTTATTACTAGCATCAAATGAAAGAAAGGAGTTTTGAATCCCTAATTTATCTCTTAGAGATGAGGTAGGCTTCTTCATCCAAGTCAGATGCCCTTGCTTCATCCATAAAGTAAACCCCAAATCCCtatttcatctctctctctctccatattatttctctattttattttattttatttttagattattTTGCACTGATCATATAATCAATGACAAACTGATAGTATTagcttatgtattttctttagtATCGTCGACTATCCATTGAAGTGGATTTTGGTGGGTTTAATGGTAAgattcatttgaattttttttttttcaaactttgAACGATCTGGGGAATATGAGAACAATTTGATCAATAAAACACAATTTTAAGGTTTTTAGTCACCAGCTAACAGACTGGGTGtttattgagaaaaaaaaaaaaaaaaaaagactggatttttttgttaattagttTGGGAAGCAAGGGTGAtatgtgaaaattttcaaatctcacAGGTGAAAGTATAATTAAGACAAACCTCAAGGGAGGTATGTgaaattttcctttgtttttttaaactgTGGCCTTGGGTTCTATCTGTCCACAGACTTTGGCCTCCATTAAATCACCCTTTCGGAACAATTTTGTACAGGTGGCTCATAGCCCACTAAATTCTAGAAGGAAATATTTAGGCTTCACCTACTTGATCGCTAATATGGGCCTGGGCCTACAGTTTCCCACATAGTATATATTTGGGCTACCTGTTCTGACTTCTGAAATGTTTTGTGCATAAAAGAAACGAGGGAAAATTCTATCCCAATTCACCACGAATTCCAAAAGGTCAAAAATCAATCTCTGGTCACAACATTCACTGGGTGGCCCAGCCATTATATTCTAGCAAGAAATATTTGGGCTTCACCTTCCGGATCGCTTAATACAGGCCTGGGCCT is a window encoding:
- the LOC122666038 gene encoding arginase 1, mitochondrial-like — protein: MWKIGRQAINYLQQLNAANVHTASLENGQNRVIEASLTLIREHAKLKGELVRALGSATASTALFGVPLGHNSSFLQGPAFAPPWIREAMWCDSTNSTTEEGADIKDPRVLTDVGDLPVQEIRDCGVDDDRLMKTISDSVKLVMEEVPLRPLVLGGDHSISYPVVRAVSEKLGGPVDILHLDAHPDIYDAFEGNKYSHASSFARIMEGGYARRLLQVGIRSINYEGREQGKRFGVEQYEMRTFSRDRQFLENLKLGEGVKGVYISVDVDCLDPAFAPGVSHIEPGGLSFRDVLNILHNLQGDIVGADVVEFNPQRDTFSGMTAMVAAKLVRELAAKMSKIVTDSQCRVIFTSVSAASASASASASPSSSYRFLFQLLFVKDGSSVEKPISKLVGSVTVFASWYDMKELGSYQL